AATCCGGCGGGGCCACGGAAGTCTCCGCGACCCCGCCGGAACCGCGGGGGTCAGACGACCCTCGTGCCCTTCTTGCGAGCGTCGCGGTAGTCCTTGACGACGCCGTAGGTGAGCGCACTAAGGACGATCAGGGTGAGCAAAGGCCACACCAGGATGTAGGCCGTGATGAGAAACGTCTGCATGTTCGTCTTTCCTCTCGCTTCTCAGCGGGCCGCGACGGCGTCGTCGCCGGGTTCGGTGTTCTGCTTCTCCTCGTCCTGGAACGCGGTGACCCGCTCGTTCAGCAACGCGAAGTCAAACCGCTCGGTGTTGCGCATGGTGACCAGCACACACGCCACCGTGCTGGCGCCGTAGGCGACCAACGCCCCGAGCAACGTGGGGTAGTCGCGCAGGAACCCGATCACGAACGGTGCCAGGGCGACGAGGGAAACCCCGCCGACCCCGAGACCGACGTTCTTGCCGAAGAAGCCGAACGCCATGAGCCCGAACACCACGGCCGCGCCGATCACCGCGGCGATCTCCATCACGAGGCCGACGACACCGGTCAGTTCCAGCAGTTCGAACCGAGCCACGACGAAGAACACCACACCGGCGATCGCGGAGGCGGTGAACGCGAGGTTGTTGATGCGATCCCAGAAACAGCTGACGATGACCGGGAACACCAGCGCGCCCCACAGCCCACCCATGAAGACCAGCAGGTCGAGGATGTCGAACTTCGTCATGGCGATCATGACGCCCAGGGCCGTGGCGCCGACCATCGTCAGTCGGCCGATCAGCAGCATCGTCTCGGGCTTGGCCTTGTTCCGGGCCAGGTTCCTGCCGTAGATGTCGGTCATCACCAACGACGACAGGGCCGCGAGGTCGGAGTCCGCAGTGGACGACAGCGAACCGATCACCATGATGAACAGCAAGGCGATCATCACCGCGGGCAGGTACTCCGACGCCATCTGCGGGATGATGTTGTTCATATCGCCGTTCATCGGCTGCAGACCGACCATCAACGCCACCAGGCCGATCATGCCCAGACCGATCACGGTTCCGGCGTAGCCGAGCGTCGCCGTGACGAACGTGGCCTTGATCTTGTCCTTCCGCACCGCGAAGAGTCGCTGCGCGATGGTCTGGTTACCGACCGCGTAGGCCAGCACCGCCGCCAGGTACGGAGCACCCTGTTCGAGGAACGCGGTGCCGGAGAAGAAGTCCGCCTGCTCGTCGGTGATCTTCAGCATTCCCTCGTCGATCACGTCCGTGCCACCCGCGGCGAAGAACACCATCGGGATGATGAGCGCGGCGGCCAACATCATGGCCACGAGCTGGGCGTAGTCGGTCAGCACCGAGGCCCGGAAACCCGACCACAGCGTGTAGGCGAGCACCCCGATCGCCACCGCCAGCACACCGTGCATGAAGTCGAACGGAGTGAGGACCTCCACCAACGCACCGGCCGCGGTGAAGTTCGCCGTGAGGCTGATGACGCTACCGGCGATGTTGGAGAACGCGAGGATCAACTGGCTGGACTTGCCGTGCCGCGCGCGCATCATCTCGGCCAGCGTGTGCGCGCGGGGCGCCAACTCGCGGAAACGCCGCCCGAAGGGGTAGATGCAGAGGATCATCAGAGCGCCCCAGAGCCCGTAGTGGACAGGCCCCGACAGGCCGTAGCTGTAGCCCGAGGTGGCGCTGGCGTAGAACGAGGCAGCCCACACCCAGGTGGCGGTCATGCTCGCAGCCGAGATCCCGAACCCCACCGCGTTGTTCGAGACCATGAACCCGTCGACGTTCTCCTTCTTCTCCTTGATCGTCCGGGTCATGAGATACGTCAATCCGTAGAACCCGACCAACAAGAGCACGGTGGTCGTCGCACTCAGCTGAAACAACTGAACTCTCCATGACCTCTGTCGCTCGCGTATCCCCCCTTTTTCGGGAGGCGGGCGGGCATCACCACTAGTTGAATGTTGAAAACTTTGGAACCGCTTAGTAACGCGCACCACACACCGAAAAGAGATACACGTCACACATTTTCCCGATTCGCCCTTCGGAACCGACGTGCCGAAACAGCGAGACTTGCCGGGGAATCCCCAGGTAGATCCGCGTGCCGAGAGGGCGTTACAAGAGCCCGCCCCGGATTGCTGTGACATCGGACACCTTTGACCCCTCCCTCGGAGCGAGCCGACAGAGGGGACACGGCCACCCGAGAGGGGGCACGAAAATCCGGGGACACCACCCGCAAAAACGGGAAGGTGCCACCCTTCGCGGGTCGAGAAAAATCATTTCGACAGAGTCGTGAAATACCCGAATAATTGGTAAAACCCATCGAAAGAAAAAGGGCGAGCCCCACCGGAACTCGCCCGAGAAACCCGGATCACCGCGATTGAGCACTCAGGATCGCTCGACACCACGGGAGGCGAGGGCGATGGCTCGCTCCACCGGACTCGGGTCGGCCGCGTAGGGGTCGAGCGCGCCCTTCGGAACGAGCGGTGGCTGAGCCATGAAGCGTGGCGCGCGGCCGTGGTGCGGTTGCCCCGCGTGCACGAGAAACGGATGGCATACATAGACGTCGCCGACCGTGCCCGTCGCCAAGGTCACGGGACGATGCTCGGATGCCGCCACGGCGTCCCGACACAACGCCATCCATTCCCGTCCCGCTTCCCCCGCCGATTCGAGAAGCGGAGGCACGTCAAGGTGGGAACCGACCCGGATACGGGTGGGTGCGTCATCGGGTCCCACCTCGGAGAACAGGAACAGCAGAAGCAGCGCGCGGCCGCGCGAACGGTAGTTGACCCTGCCCTCGCCGTCGGGACCCGCGTAACTGGCCTCGACGTGCCACCCCGTGTCGCCGGGGTCGACCTCGCTGGGGAACCGGACGGGAAAGGTGCCCAGACCACCCAGCCGCTGCCACCGCTCCGGGCCCACGAGGACGTCGAACGCCTCGTGCAGCGCCGGGGTCGTGGCCGCCTCACGGAACGGCGGCGTGGAAAAGCCCCCGAGCCGGATGACGGGTTGGGTCCATGTGGACGGATCGGTACGGGAACAACCCGTGGCCTCCCACAGCTCCCGCACACAGCGTTCGCCGACGTCGGCGGGAAAAGCTCCTTCCAGCTTCACGTAACCATCGCGAACGAACTGCTCCACCTGCTCGGAGCCGAATGACATGAGAAGACCTCCCCGTGGAAGACCACCAGTGTGGTTTCCACGGAGAGGCCCGCACAACTCAATTTGCGCTCGGTGGCGAAGGTCAGCTCACCGACAGGATGATCTTTCCGCGAGTACGTCCTTCACGGCTCAGCCGCCAGGCTTCGGCGGCCTGCTCCAGCGGCAGCACGCGGTCGACGAACACGCGCACCTTGCCCTCGTCGGCGAGCCGGGACAGCTCGGCGAGGTCCGTGGCGTCCGGACGCACCCACATGTTCACCCCGCCGACCTCGTCGGCCCGCGGGTCCACCACCGACACCAGGCGGGAGGGGTCCGACAGCAACTCCCGCGAGGCGTCGACCGATTCCCCTCCCACACAGTCCACGGCGGCGTCGACACCGTCGGACGCAAGTGCGCGCACCCGTTCCACCAGCCCCTCGCCGTAGGTGACGGGCTCGACACCGAGCTCCCGCAGGAAGTCGTGGTTGCGCTCCGACGCCGTGCCGATCACCCGCGCCCCGCGCGCCACGGCGAGCTGGGTGGCGAAGGAACCGACACCACCCGCGGCGGCGTGCACGATCACCGTGTCGCCCTTGTCGACACGCGCCCGGTTGAGCGCCTGGTACGCGGTGAGTCCCGCCAGCGGCAGTCCCGCCGCCTCGTTCCAGTCCAAAGCGGCCGGTTTCCGCGCGATCAGCCGCACGTTCGCGGACACCAGTTCGGCGTACGTTCCGTTGGCAACCCAGTCCTTGCGCACGTAGCCGATGACCTCGTCACCGACCTTGTAGTCGTAGACGTCGAGGCCCACGGCCTCCACGACGCCCGCGACGTCCCAACCCGGAATGATCGGGAACTGGGTCTCCATCATCGCGTCGAGGTAACCGGCCCCGAGTTTCCAATCGACCGGGTTGACCCCCGCGGCCTTCACGCGGATGAGCACCTCGCCCGGCGCCACCTTCGGGTCCGGCCGCTCGGCGAGTTTCAACACGTCCGGCTCGCCGTACTGCTCCTGAATGATCGCTCGCATATCAGGCGCAACGACCACCCCCGTGGCGGCTATTCCTCCCACCCGCCGTGTCCGCAGGTTGTGCACACGTGTCCGCAGACTGTGCACGGTTGTTCGCACTTGGAGCACACGGGGGCGTACACCAAGTGCGAACACGCGTACATCACCTGCGGACACGAGTACGTCACCTGCGGACACGGCGGTTCAGACCCAGTGAACCTCGCGTCGCCTCTCGCTGCGGCCCGAGACGGCTGTCGCCGTGATCAACTCGGCCGCGCGGTCGACCTCCTCCTCGGTGCTCCACCGGCCCAGCGACAGTCGCAGCGCCGACAGGCTCCGCTCGACGGGCAGGCCCATCGCGGTCAGTACCGGGGACGGACCGTGTCGGCCGCTGTGACAGGCCGACCCCGTCGACGCCGCCACCTCGGGGGTCGCGTGAAGCAGTTCCCACCCGCGCACGCCGTCGATGCTGACGTTGAGCGTGTTCGGCAGCCGTGCTTCCAGCGGCCCGTTGAGCCTCACCCGGTCGCCCAGTTCCGCGCGGAGCCGTTCGTGAAGCCGGTCACGCAGCGTACGGACGCGGTCGAGAACGCCGGCTTCGAGGTCGGCCCCGGCGAGTCGCGCGGCGGTCCCGAGCGCCACGGCGAAGGCCACGTTCTCGGTTCCCGCCCGCAGTCCCCGCTCCTGCCCTCCCCCACACACCAACGGCTCCAGCCGCACACCGGGTCGCACGTACAGGGCTCCCACGCCCTTCGGCGCGTACATCTTGTGCCCGACCACGGTCAGCAGGTCCACGTCGAGCGCGGTCACCTCGATCGAAAGCTTCCCCACCGCCTGAGCGGCGTCGCAATGGAACACCGCGTCGTGCTCGTGAGTGATCCGGGCCAGCTCGGCGATCGGCTGCAACGCCCCCGTCTCGTTGTTCGCCGCCATGACGGACACCAACACGGTGCGCGGGGTGAACGCGGCGGCCAACTCGTCGGGGTCGACCGTCCCGTCCCCACGGACCGGCAGCCAGGTGACGTCGACGCCGTACCGGCTCCGCAACATCCGGCACGACTCCAGTACGGAGGGATGCTCGGTGCGTTGGGTGATCACGTGTGGACGGTCGATCCCGGCGGCCAGGGTAACGCCGTGCACCGCGAGTGCGTTCGCCTCGGACCCCGAACCGGTGAACACGATCCGCTCGCCCGACGTCCCGATCAGAGCGGCCACCTGCGCCCGAGCGCGGTCCAACGCCGCCCGCGGTTCGCCGCCGTAGTGGTGTTCGCTCGACGGGTTGCCGAACGCCTCGGACAGGTAGGGCGACACGGCGTCGACGACAGCGGGATCGACCGGGGTGGTGGCGTTGTAGTCGAGGTAGATCGGCCCGGCCACGAGCCCGCTGGGGACGGCCACGTCACACCTTCCTTCCGCGCTCTTCTCGTCGTTATAACGCCGCCGAAGCGGGCACGCGCGTCGAGCGAAGAAAGGCTCCACCTACCGGAACATCTCTGCGAGAACACGCGTTACAGTGCTAGTTGAACGCACAACTACTCCCGCGAGCGTGGTGACATCATGCAGTTCGGCATCTTCACCGTCGGTGACGTGACACCCGACCCGACCACGGGCCGGACGCCCACCGAGCACGAACGCATCAAGGCGATGGTGCGCATCGCGCTCAAGGCCGAGGAGGTCGGCCTCGACGTCTTCGCCACGGGCGAGCACCACAACCCGCCCTTCGTGCCGTCGTCGCCCACAACCATGCTCGGCTACATCGCCGCGCGCACGAAACGGCTGATCCTGTCCACGTCGACGACGCTGATCACCACCAACGACCCGGTGAAGATCGCCGAAGACTTCGCGATGTTGCAGCACCTCGCCGACGGTCGGGTCGACCTGATGCTCGGCCGTGGCAACACCCCGCCCGTGTACCCGTGGTTCGGCCAGGACATCCGCCAGGGCATCCCCCTCGCCGTGGAAAACTACGCCCTGTTGCACGAGCTGTGGCGCAAGGACGTGGTCGACTGGGAAGGCCGCTTCCGCACCCCGCTGCGGGGCTTCACGGCCACCCCCCGGCCGCTCGATGGAGTGCCGCCGTTCGTGTGGCACGGCTCCATCCGCAGTCCTCAGATCGCGGAGCAGGCCGCCTACTACGGCGACGGCTTCTTCCACAACAACATCTTCTGGCCTCCCGAACACACCAAGCGCATGGTCGAGCTGTACCGCGAGCGGTTCGCGCACTACGGCCACGGCGAACCGCATCAGGCGATCGTGGGCCTCGGCGGCCAGGTGTTCATGCGGAAGAACTCCCAGGACGCCGTGCGCGAGTTCCGGCCGTACTTCGACCACGCCCCCGTCTACGGCGGAGGGCCGTCCCTGGAGGAGTTCTCCGCGCAGACACCCCTCACCGTCGGCAGTCCCCAGCAGGTCATCGACCGCACCTTGAGCTTCCGCGAGTACGCGGGCGACTATCAGCGGCAGCTGTTCCTCATGGACCACGCCGGACTGCCGCTCAAGACCGTGCTCGAACAGCTCGACATGCTGGGAGAGATCGTGCCCGTGCTGCGCAAGGAGTTCGCCGCGCTGCGGGCTCCGGGCGTGCCCGACGCGCCCACCCACGAATCTTTGCTGGCGGCGAAGCGGGCCTCGGAAGGCGGGCGGGAGGCATGAGCGCACGCAACCTCGTCGTCGTCACGGCCGGGCTCACCACCCCGTCGTCCACCCGACTGCTCGCCGACCGGCTGACCGAGGCCGTCGCCCGACGCGCTCCCGTGGAACCGCACGTCGTGGAACTGCGGGAACACGCGCGCGACATCGCCGACAACTTCGTCACCGGCTTTCCCCCACCCGCGTTGGGGACAGAGCTCGACGCGGTGGCCAAGGCCGACGGTCTGATCGCCGTCACCCCGATTTTCACCGCGTCCTACAGCGGGTTGTTCAAGTCGTTCTTCGACGTCCTCGACGACACGGCCTTGCGGGGCAAGCCCGTGCTCATCGCCGCGACCGGCGGTACCCCACGGCACTCGCTCGCCCTGGAGCACGCCGTGCGGCCGATGTTCGCCTACCTGCGAGCGCTCGTCATGCCCACGAGCGTGTACGCGGCGTCGCAGGACTGGGGCGGAGAGGGCGCGGAGGAACTCTCGCGGCGTATCGACCGGGCCGCGGGCGAACTCGCCGACGCGTTGGACGGCCGGACCACCGCGGTGGAGCCCGAGGAGGAATTCGTGCCCTTCGACGAGCTCCTCCGGCGGCAGGGGCGGTGAGCCCGGCTCAGCACACCAGCGTGTGGTGCCGAGCCGGGTTCCCTCTCGGCGTCGAGCCGCACGAGGAAATCAAGCCTCTTACGCACTCGTGTCCGCAGTTCTCGTACGCGTGTCCGCACTTCCCGTACACCCGCTCGTACGAGAAGTGCGAACACGTGTGCACAAACTGCGGACACGCGTACGTAGCCTGCGGACACGCCGGTCAGTTGGTTACGCCCAGTTCTCGGGCGATGAGCATGCGCTGGACCTCGCTGGTGCCCTCGCCAACCTCCAGGATCTTGGCGTCGCGGTAGAAACGACCCACCGGGTACTCGTTCATGAACCCGTACCCGCCGAAGATCTGCGTGGCGTCGCGGGCGTTGTCCATGGCGGCGTTGGAGGCCGCGAGCTTGGCGATGGCCGCCTCCTTCTTGAACCGCTCGCCGCGCAGCATCTTGGCCGCCGCCTGGTAGTACGCCAGCCGCGCCGTGTGGGTGCGCATCTCCATGTCGGCGATCTTGAACTGGATCGCCTGGTACTCACCGATCTTGTGGCCGAACGCCTCACGTTCGGCGACGTAACGCAGGCATTCGTCCACACACCCCTGAGCGAGTCCCACCGACAACGCGGCGATCGCCACCCGCCCTTCGTCCAGGATGGACAGGAACTGCGCATACCCGCGACCGCGTTCGCCGAGCAGGTTCTCCTCCGGCACCCGGCAGTCGTCGAACGTGAGCCCGTGCGTGTCCGAGGCGTTCCAGCCGACCTTCGAGTACTTCGGCTGCACCGTGAGGCCCGGCGTCCCCGACGGCACGATGATCGCGGAGATCTCCTTGCGCCCGTCGGGTTTCTGCCCGGTGACCGCCGTCGCCGTGATGATGCTGGTGATGTCGGTGCCGGAGTTGGTGATGAAGGACTTGCTGCCGTTGATCACCCACTCGCCACCGTCGAGTGTGGCCGTGGTGCGCGTCGCCGACGCATCCGAACCACCGCCCGGCTCGGTGAGCCCGAAGGCACCCAACGCCCGGCCCGCGCACAGCTCGGGCAGCCAACGCTGCTTCTGCTCCTCGGTGCCGAACCGGTAGAGCGGCATCGCACCGAGCGAGACCCCGGCTTCCAGGGTGATCGCAACCGACGAGTCGACCCGCGCCAGCTCCTCCAAAGTGAGGCACAGCGCGAAGTAGTCACCGCCCATACCGCCGTAGGCCTCGGGGAACGGCAGGCCGAACAGCCCCATCTCCCCCATACGGCGAACGATCTCGTACGGGAACTCCTCCCGTTCGTAGAACTCCCCGATCACCGGGGCTACCTCGGACGTGGCGAAGTCGCGCACCGTGGCGCGAAGGTCCTCGTACTCCTCGTCCAACCTGTAATCGATCATGACTCGCCTTCTTCCGGGGTGACCAGAGCAAGGGGTTCGTCGAGCGCGACCTGTTGACCCGCCCGGACGTTGAGCTGACTCACGACCCCGTCGACGGGTGCCGTGATCGTGTGTTCCATCTTCATCGCCTCGACGACCAACAGCGGTGTTCCCGCCTTCACCACGTCGCCGACGTCGACCTTGACGACGAGCACCGTGCCCGGCATGGGGCTCGTGACGGGCCCGGCGTCCACCGACTCGGCATGCGAGGCCAGCAGGTTCGGACGCTCGCTCACCGCGACGACCCGGCCTTCCCTCGCGTACCACACGGCTCCGTCGGCGGCCTCGGCGCGGCGATACCGTCGGTGCTCGCCTTCCACGCGCACGACGAGGTCGGACCCGTCACGGGCGGCCGAGGCGGACACCGGTTCGGCGTCGTCCACCACGACACGGGCGTGTGCGGGCTCCCCTTCGACCCGCACGAGGGCTTCGGCGTTCCCCGCCCGCAGGCGCATGGTCGTCCCGGCGTTTCCGCCGAGCCGCCACCCGCTCGGGATGTCCCACGGGTCGACCACCGGTCCCGTCGGCCACAACGACAACACCCGGTCGAGTGCCGCCGCGACGAAGAACTCCATGGGGTCCGACTCGGTGGTGAGCGCCGGCAGTTCCCGTTCCACCAGGCCCGTGTCGAGCCGTCCCACCACGACATCGGGATGCCGCAGCAGCGAGCGCAGGAACGACACGTTCGTCGGAACCCCCAACACCGCGGTGTCGGCCAACGCGCGATCGAGCCGACGCAACGCCGACGTCCGGTCGGGACCCCACGCGATCACCTTCGCCAGCATGGGGTCGTAGTGCGACGCCACGGAGGTGCCCGACCGCAGTCCCGAGTCCACCCGCACGTGCGGCCCGGCGGCCTCGTGCAGGCCGAGCACGGTGCCCCCAGTGGGCACGAAGTCACGCGCCGGATCCTCGGCGTAGACGCGGGCCTCCACGGCGTGACCGTCGAGCCGCACGTCGTCCTGGGCGAACGCCAGCGGCTCGCCCGCCGCGACCCGCAGTTGCCACTCCACGAGGTCGAGCCCGGTCACCATCTCGGTGACGGGGTGCTCGACCTGCAGCCGGGTGTTCATCTCCAGGAAGAAGAACTCGTCGGGCGTCGCCGACGACACGATGAACTCGACCGTGCCCGCGCCGACGTATCCCACCGAGCGCGCCGCCTCGACAGCCGCCTTGCCCATGCGGGCACGGGTGTCGGCGTCGAGCAGCGTCGACGGGGCCTCCTCGACGATCTTCTGGTGCCGCCGCTGCAGGCTGCACTCCCGTTCTCCCAGGTGCACCACCGTGCCGTGACGGTCGGCGAGGACCTGGATCTCGATGTGCCTCGGGTCGGTGACGTACCTCTCCACCAGCAGGCGGTCGTCGCCGAAAGCGCCCCGTGCTTCCCGCTGCGCCGACTCCACGGCCGCGGGCAGTTCCGCGGGCTCCCGCACGAGTCGCATGCCTTTGCCACCACCACCGGCGGAGGGCTTGAGCAGTATCGGGTAACCGGCGCGGTCGGCCGCGGCCGCGACCGAGTCCACGTCGGACACGTCGTTCGCTCCGGGCACGACGGGGACCCCGGCCGCCGACACCGTCTCCTTCGCACGGATCTTGTCGCCCATCGCGTCGATCGCCGACACCGGCGGCCCGACGAAGACGAGGCCCGCCTCCTGACATGCTTTGGCGAACTCGGCGTTCTCGGCGAGGAAGCCGTAGCCGGGATGCACCGCCTGCGCTCCGGTATCCACCGCGGCGGCCACGATGTCGGGAATGGACAGATAGCTGCGGGCCGCGTCCGCCGGACCGACCCGGCGCGCGACGTCGGCCTCGGCGACGTGCCGGGCGTCGGCGTCGGCATCGCTGTACACGGCCACCGACCGGATGCCCAGCCGTCGCAGGGTCGCGATGACCCGCACGGCGATCTCGCCCCGGTTGGCGACCAACACGGTGTCGAACATGCCCCTCACATCCTGAAGACGCCGTAGTTCACCGGTTCCAGCGGCGCGTTGGCCGCGGCGGACAACGCCAACCCCAGCACCGTGCGCGTGTCCTTCGGGTCGATCACGCCGTCGTCCCACAACCGGGCCGTCGAGTAGTACGGGTTGCCCTGACGTTCGTACTGTTCGCGGATGGGGGCCTTGAACGCCTCCTCGTCCTCGGCCGACCACTCCTGACCTCGCGCCTCCAGGCCGTCCCTGCGCACCGTGGCCAGCACCGACGCGGCCTGCTCGCCACCCATCACCGAGATCCGCGCGTTGGGCCACATCCAGAGGAACCGGGGCGAGTACGCCCGCCCGCACATCGAATAGTTCCCCGCGCCGAACGACCCGCCGATGATCACCGTGAACTTCGGGACCCGCGCGCACGCCACGGCGGTGACCATCTTGGCTCCGTGCTTGGCGATGCCCCCGGCCTCGTAATCGCGGCCCACCATGAACCCGGTGATGTTCTGCAGGAACACCAGCGGCACCGAACGGCGGTCGCAGAGCTCGATGAAGTGCGCTCCCTTCATCGCCGACTCCGAGAACAGCACGCCGTTGTTGGCGACGATGCCCACCGGGTGCCCGTGGATGCGCGCGAACCCGGTGACGAGCGTGGCGCCGTACTCCTTCTTGAACTCG
The window above is part of the Saccharomonospora glauca K62 genome. Proteins encoded here:
- a CDS encoding FMN reductase, giving the protein MSARNLVVVTAGLTTPSSTRLLADRLTEAVARRAPVEPHVVELREHARDIADNFVTGFPPPALGTELDAVAKADGLIAVTPIFTASYSGLFKSFFDVLDDTALRGKPVLIAATGGTPRHSLALEHAVRPMFAYLRALVMPTSVYAASQDWGGEGAEELSRRIDRAAGELADALDGRTTAVEPEEEFVPFDELLRRQGR
- a CDS encoding sodium:solute symporter family protein; the protein is MFQLSATTTVLLLVGFYGLTYLMTRTIKEKKENVDGFMVSNNAVGFGISAASMTATWVWAASFYASATSGYSYGLSGPVHYGLWGALMILCIYPFGRRFRELAPRAHTLAEMMRARHGKSSQLILAFSNIAGSVISLTANFTAAGALVEVLTPFDFMHGVLAVAIGVLAYTLWSGFRASVLTDYAQLVAMMLAAALIIPMVFFAAGGTDVIDEGMLKITDEQADFFSGTAFLEQGAPYLAAVLAYAVGNQTIAQRLFAVRKDKIKATFVTATLGYAGTVIGLGMIGLVALMVGLQPMNGDMNNIIPQMASEYLPAVMIALLFIMVIGSLSSTADSDLAALSSLVMTDIYGRNLARNKAKPETMLLIGRLTMVGATALGVMIAMTKFDILDLLVFMGGLWGALVFPVIVSCFWDRINNLAFTASAIAGVVFFVVARFELLELTGVVGLVMEIAAVIGAAVVFGLMAFGFFGKNVGLGVGGVSLVALAPFVIGFLRDYPTLLGALVAYGASTVACVLVTMRNTERFDFALLNERVTAFQDEEKQNTEPGDDAVAAR
- a CDS encoding phytanoyl-CoA dioxygenase family protein codes for the protein MSFGSEQVEQFVRDGYVKLEGAFPADVGERCVRELWEATGCSRTDPSTWTQPVIRLGGFSTPPFREAATTPALHEAFDVLVGPERWQRLGGLGTFPVRFPSEVDPGDTGWHVEASYAGPDGEGRVNYRSRGRALLLLFLFSEVGPDDAPTRIRVGSHLDVPPLLESAGEAGREWMALCRDAVAASEHRPVTLATGTVGDVYVCHPFLVHAGQPHHGRAPRFMAQPPLVPKGALDPYAADPSPVERAIALASRGVERS
- a CDS encoding cysteine desulfurase family protein; amino-acid sequence: MAVPSGLVAGPIYLDYNATTPVDPAVVDAVSPYLSEAFGNPSSEHHYGGEPRAALDRARAQVAALIGTSGERIVFTGSGSEANALAVHGVTLAAGIDRPHVITQRTEHPSVLESCRMLRSRYGVDVTWLPVRGDGTVDPDELAAAFTPRTVLVSVMAANNETGALQPIAELARITHEHDAVFHCDAAQAVGKLSIEVTALDVDLLTVVGHKMYAPKGVGALYVRPGVRLEPLVCGGGQERGLRAGTENVAFAVALGTAARLAGADLEAGVLDRVRTLRDRLHERLRAELGDRVRLNGPLEARLPNTLNVSIDGVRGWELLHATPEVAASTGSACHSGRHGPSPVLTAMGLPVERSLSALRLSLGRWSTEEEVDRAAELITATAVSGRSERRREVHWV
- a CDS encoding putative transporter small subunit; this encodes MQTFLITAYILVWPLLTLIVLSALTYGVVKDYRDARKKGTRVV
- a CDS encoding ATP-binding protein, giving the protein MFDTVLVANRGEIAVRVIATLRRLGIRSVAVYSDADADARHVAEADVARRVGPADAARSYLSIPDIVAAAVDTGAQAVHPGYGFLAENAEFAKACQEAGLVFVGPPVSAIDAMGDKIRAKETVSAAGVPVVPGANDVSDVDSVAAAADRAGYPILLKPSAGGGGKGMRLVREPAELPAAVESAQREARGAFGDDRLLVERYVTDPRHIEIQVLADRHGTVVHLGERECSLQRRHQKIVEEAPSTLLDADTRARMGKAAVEAARSVGYVGAGTVEFIVSSATPDEFFFLEMNTRLQVEHPVTEMVTGLDLVEWQLRVAAGEPLAFAQDDVRLDGHAVEARVYAEDPARDFVPTGGTVLGLHEAAGPHVRVDSGLRSGTSVASHYDPMLAKVIAWGPDRTSALRRLDRALADTAVLGVPTNVSFLRSLLRHPDVVVGRLDTGLVERELPALTTESDPMEFFVAAALDRVLSLWPTGPVVDPWDIPSGWRLGGNAGTTMRLRAGNAEALVRVEGEPAHARVVVDDAEPVSASAARDGSDLVVRVEGEHRRYRRAEAADGAVWYAREGRVVAVSERPNLLASHAESVDAGPVTSPMPGTVLVVKVDVGDVVKAGTPLLVVEAMKMEHTITAPVDGVVSQLNVRAGQQVALDEPLALVTPEEGES
- a CDS encoding NADP-dependent oxidoreductase, coding for MRAIIQEQYGEPDVLKLAERPDPKVAPGEVLIRVKAAGVNPVDWKLGAGYLDAMMETQFPIIPGWDVAGVVEAVGLDVYDYKVGDEVIGYVRKDWVANGTYAELVSANVRLIARKPAALDWNEAAGLPLAGLTAYQALNRARVDKGDTVIVHAAAGGVGSFATQLAVARGARVIGTASERNHDFLRELGVEPVTYGEGLVERVRALASDGVDAAVDCVGGESVDASRELLSDPSRLVSVVDPRADEVGGVNMWVRPDATDLAELSRLADEGKVRVFVDRVLPLEQAAEAWRLSREGRTRGKIILSVS
- a CDS encoding LLM class flavin-dependent oxidoreductase; translated protein: MQFGIFTVGDVTPDPTTGRTPTEHERIKAMVRIALKAEEVGLDVFATGEHHNPPFVPSSPTTMLGYIAARTKRLILSTSTTLITTNDPVKIAEDFAMLQHLADGRVDLMLGRGNTPPVYPWFGQDIRQGIPLAVENYALLHELWRKDVVDWEGRFRTPLRGFTATPRPLDGVPPFVWHGSIRSPQIAEQAAYYGDGFFHNNIFWPPEHTKRMVELYRERFAHYGHGEPHQAIVGLGGQVFMRKNSQDAVREFRPYFDHAPVYGGGPSLEEFSAQTPLTVGSPQQVIDRTLSFREYAGDYQRQLFLMDHAGLPLKTVLEQLDMLGEIVPVLRKEFAALRAPGVPDAPTHESLLAAKRASEGGREA
- a CDS encoding acyl-CoA dehydrogenase family protein → MIDYRLDEEYEDLRATVRDFATSEVAPVIGEFYEREEFPYEIVRRMGEMGLFGLPFPEAYGGMGGDYFALCLTLEELARVDSSVAITLEAGVSLGAMPLYRFGTEEQKQRWLPELCAGRALGAFGLTEPGGGSDASATRTTATLDGGEWVINGSKSFITNSGTDITSIITATAVTGQKPDGRKEISAIIVPSGTPGLTVQPKYSKVGWNASDTHGLTFDDCRVPEENLLGERGRGYAQFLSILDEGRVAIAALSVGLAQGCVDECLRYVAEREAFGHKIGEYQAIQFKIADMEMRTHTARLAYYQAAAKMLRGERFKKEAAIAKLAASNAAMDNARDATQIFGGYGFMNEYPVGRFYRDAKILEVGEGTSEVQRMLIARELGVTN